CTGGTCCATCGCGATTACCACAGCCGCAATCTGATGTGGACCGGCAGTGGCACGGGGATCATCGATTTCCAGGACGCGGTCATGGGTCCCGTCACTTATGACCTGGCCAGCCTCCTTCGGGACTGCTACATCGCCTGGGATCGACCGTTCCGCGAGAAAATCTCCGCACTCTGGCTCGAAGGGGCAGGTCGGCTCCTGGGGTACCGTCCCGACCCCAGAAGCTTCGCCCGTGACTTCGATTTCATGGCGCTGCAAAGAAATCTCAAGGCGGTGGGAATTTTCGGACGTCTTTCGCTGCGTGACGGCAAACACGGGTATCTCAACGACATTCCCAGGACCATGGGATATATCCAGGAAACCTTGCACGCCTATCCGGAACTTGAACCCCTGCACGACCTCCTGGTCAAATACCGGGTCATGGCCTTATGAATGGGTTCATCCTTGCCGCGGGACGGGGTGAACGACTGCGACCCTTGACCGACCATACCCCCAAACCTTTGATTGAGATCGATGGCCATCCGGTCATCGATCATACCCTCGAACGTTTGCGGCGGCTTCCGATTCGAAGAATCATCGTCAATGTCTGGCACCTGGCCGACCTGCTCGCCGACCACCTGACGCGACACCCCTTCTGGGGCGATCGGATCGATATTTCCAGGGAAACGGAACTCCTGGAAACCGGCGGTGGTGTTTGCAATGCCCTGCCACTCCTGGGCCATGAACCCTGTCTGGCCATCAATGGCGATATTCTCTGGGAGTTCGATCTGGCGCCATTGATCGAACATTTCGCGCCCAGCCGCATGGACGCCCTCCTGCTTCTGGTCGCCAACCCCGAGGGGAAGGGCGGGGACTTTGTTTTTTCCAGTGAAAAACCCGAGGTCATCGCTTCGCCTGCCGGAGGTCCCTGGGGCAACATCCGCCGCCGCGAGGGAGATGCCCCGGGATGGACCTATTCCGGAATCCAGGTGTTCAATCCCAGGGCGCTGGAACTTTATCCCGTCACCAGATTTTCCCTGAACCGCTTTTTCGACGATGCCTTGCGGAGAGAACGCCTTTTCGGGATCTTCCCGCCGGGACGGTGGTCCGACATCGGGACGCCGCAAACCCTCGCCCGTGCCAGGGATGAATGGAAATTTCCATTGCAAATTCGTGCCGGTTGAGGTAACTCAGACCGATGGTTTCCCGAGCTGTTCCCGCAAGGAGGTACAATGGATTTTTCCCTGGCACGCGAGAATATGGTCAAGTCGCAGATCCTGCCCAATCGGGTGACGGAACCGGAACTCCTCGAAGTGTTCAATTCCGTCGCCCGGGAAGACTTCGTGGAAAGAAAACATCGGGAAATCGCCTATTCCGATTTCCCGGTCGTCATGGGAAACCGGCGCTGCCTTGTCCCCTTGCAGATCGCCCGGCTGATCCAATCCCTGGAAATCGCCCCCGGAATGAAGGTTCTGGTCGTTGGCGCCGGCACCGGATACGAGGCCCTGCTCGCCGCCCGTCTGGGGGCCCAGGTCCATGCCCTCGAAGTGGATGAATCCCTCGCCACCAAAGGGCGGAATCTGACGGCCCGAACCGGTATCCAGTGGAAGACCAGCCCTCTGGCCCAGGGATGGCCCGATGCCGCGCCGTTCGACGGCATCATGGTCTGCGGCGCCATTCCCGCCATTCCCGATGCATTGATCACACAACTGGCGGATCATGGACGCCTGACGGCAATACGGGGCAGGACCGGCAATGTGATCATGGACATGATTCGTATCGACGGTCCCGGAGGCATCGGACGGCCCCAGGTCATTTTCCAGACCGTCGCCAATCTTCTTCCAGGATTCCCGGCGACCGAAGACTTTGAATTGTAGGACAACCGCGGGCGAAAAGAGAAAAACAACGTCCTGGACCCG
The DNA window shown above is from Magnetococcales bacterium and carries:
- a CDS encoding nucleotidyltransferase family protein; the protein is MNGFILAAGRGERLRPLTDHTPKPLIEIDGHPVIDHTLERLRRLPIRRIIVNVWHLADLLADHLTRHPFWGDRIDISRETELLETGGGVCNALPLLGHEPCLAINGDILWEFDLAPLIEHFAPSRMDALLLLVANPEGKGGDFVFSSEKPEVIASPAGGPWGNIRRREGDAPGWTYSGIQVFNPRALELYPVTRFSLNRFFDDALRRERLFGIFPPGRWSDIGTPQTLARARDEWKFPLQIRAG
- a CDS encoding class I SAM-dependent methyltransferase, coding for MDFSLARENMVKSQILPNRVTEPELLEVFNSVAREDFVERKHREIAYSDFPVVMGNRRCLVPLQIARLIQSLEIAPGMKVLVVGAGTGYEALLAARLGAQVHALEVDESLATKGRNLTARTGIQWKTSPLAQGWPDAAPFDGIMVCGAIPAIPDALITQLADHGRLTAIRGRTGNVIMDMIRIDGPGGIGRPQVIFQTVANLLPGFPATEDFEL